The sequence CCGTACCGCCCGGCACGGTGTCCTGGTCCGCGACGGTGGTTCCCTCGAACTGCTCGGCCGGGCCCGCACCCTGCTGCTGGACAAGACCGGAACCCTTACCGCCGGCCGACCCCGGGTGGCCGAGACGGTGCCGGCGCCGGGGACCACGGCCGACGAGGTGCTGCGTCTCGCCGCCTCCGTGGAACAGCTGTCCCCACATGTGCTGGCCACCGCCCTGGTGGAGGGGGCGCGGGAGCGAGAGCTCGACCTCGCTGAGCCGGAGGGGGTCACCGAGGAACCGGGCCGGGGCGTACGCGGGCGGGTGGACGGCCGTGACCTGTGGGTGGGGCAGCTCGACAGCACGCCGCCGCAGTGGGCGGCCTCGGCGCGGGACCGGGCCGAGGAGGCAGGGCACTCGTTGGTGTGGGTCGGTGGTGCGGACGGGCCGCTCGGCGCGATCCTGCTGGCAGACCCGGTCCGGTCCGACGCGTCGCGGACCGTCGGCCGGCTGCGGGCGGCGGGGCTGCGCCGGATCGTCATGGTCACCGGTGACCGTCCGGCCACCGCCAGCCGGGTGGCCCGCGAGGTCGGGGTGGACGACGTCCTCGCCCGCTGCGCGCCGGCCGAGAAAGCGGACCGGGTTCGCGCCGAGGTGGACCGGGCGGTCACCGTGATGGTTGGGGACGGGGTGAACGACGCCCCCGCCCTGGCCACCGCGGATGTCGGTGTGGCGATGGGCGCCACCGGGGCGACCGCGTCGGCGGATGTCGCCGACGCGGTACTCACCGTTGACCGGCTGGAGCGCCTGGCCGACGCGGTGGAGATCGCCCGGTACGCGCGCCGCATCGCCGTGCAGAGCGCCATGGTGGGCATGGGGCTCGCCGTGCTGGCCATGTTCGTCGCCGCCCTCGGGCGGCTGCCGCCGGTGGCCGGTGCCTTCCTCCAGGAGGGCATCGACGTGCTGGTGATCCTCAACGCGTTGCGTGCCCTGCTCGGCCCGGCCACCCTGCGGCGGTGACGCACCCGAGAGCGCGCCCCCGCCCGCCGGCGTTGACCAACCTCAGCGTTCGCGGACCACGGCGACCGGCGAGTGCGCGTGGTGCAGAAGCTGTTGGCTGACCGAGCCGAGCAGCATTCCGGCCAGGCCGCCGCGGCCGCGGCTGCCGACCACGACCAGCTGGGCGTGGCGGCTGGCCGTCACGAGCAGCTCGGCCGGGTTGCCCTCGGCCACCTCCACCGTGATGGGGACATCCGGGAACGCCCGCCGCCACGGGGACAGTGA comes from Salinispora tropica CNB-440 and encodes:
- a CDS encoding heavy metal translocating P-type ATPase, translating into MEAEPECVPEQPARSGPGGRLLWAPLGGLTALVLAGVAARLAGRSGLGDLLWAAATVAALVPAAGSMLRELWHRRYGVDVIAVLALAGALVVGEYLAGAVIAVMVATGRTLEAYAQGRATRDLRALLAHAPRTARRRAPDGTIEVVPADQVVAGDELLVGPGDVVPVDGKLAAAATLDESVVTGESRLVQRAPGDPVGSGVVNAGAAFGLRATADAASSTYAGIVRLAREATAQKAPTVRLADRYAVAFVPFTLLLAGLGWLVSGDVVRAVAVLVVATPCPLLLATPIAIVSGLSRTARHGVLVRDGGSLELLGRARTLLLDKTGTLTAGRPRVAETVPAPGTTADEVLRLAASVEQLSPHVLATALVEGARERELDLAEPEGVTEEPGRGVRGRVDGRDLWVGQLDSTPPQWAASARDRAEEAGHSLVWVGGADGPLGAILLADPVRSDASRTVGRLRAAGLRRIVMVTGDRPATASRVAREVGVDDVLARCAPAEKADRVRAEVDRAVTVMVGDGVNDAPALATADVGVAMGATGATASADVADAVLTVDRLERLADAVEIARYARRIAVQSAMVGMGLAVLAMFVAALGRLPPVAGAFLQEGIDVLVILNALRALLGPATLRR